One genomic region from Nymphaea colorata isolate Beijing-Zhang1983 chromosome 10, ASM883128v2, whole genome shotgun sequence encodes:
- the LOC116262265 gene encoding transcription factor bHLH145-like, with translation MGKDYCSGKHGHFPLQLSPLNYGGLSSDQGLGLADATTFPGGDGGHYCNLSRPPLPINGFAADACQLLNEQFQPWQKYCHNQSLQSPTAFGCQRVQAAAHYDCHLQLKKLDLGAPLLAPATSQKKFVVFDQSGSQRSMFISSINSMSPPLTREHFNQKSCSLPTCPVAKPNVPGYANYTSDDTCWGESKVSAGNEADEMHENTEDLEALLCSEDEDDEVASTGHSPIYVSGHPRKERDEEFTSSTSQLKRRKLDKVEEEGANEEPMMADTASSYKPPKSTDSSCVGDSESCSARPSQHSMPKKNITFATGESFAAKRIRREKIRKTVGILRSILPGGARKDATTVLDETIQYLRSLRLKVRALEGSPW, from the coding sequence ATGGGAAAGGACTACTGTTCGGGAAAACATGGACACTTCCCATTGCAGCTATCTCCATTGAATTATGGTGGCTTATCATCTGATCAAGGTCTTGGATTGGCTGATGCTACTACCTTTCCTGGTGGTGATGGCGGCCATTACTGTAATTTGAGTCGACCACCACTCCCAATTAATGGATTTGCGGCAGATGCTTGTCAACTTCTAAATGAGCAGTTTCAACCTTGGCAGAAATATTGCCATAACCAGTCCCTTCAGTCTCCAACAGCATTTGGTTGCCAGAGGGTCCAAGCTGCTGCCCATTATGATTGCCATTTACAACTCAAAAAGCTTGATTTAGGCGCACCTTTGTTGGCACCAGCAACTTCACAAAAGAAATTCGTCGTGTTCGATCAATCAGGAAGCCAAAGAAGCATGTTTATCAGTTCCATCAACTCTATGTCTCCACCTCTTACCCGTGAACATTTTAACCAAAAATCCTGCAGCCTCCCCACATGCCCTGTTGCCAAGCCCAACGTGCCTGGGTATGCTAATTATACATCCGACGACACTTGTTGGGGAGAAAGTAAAGTCTCTGCTGGCAATGAGGCCGATGAGATGCATGAAAATACAGAAGATCTCGAAGCTCTCTTGTGTTCAGAAGATGAAGACGATGAAGTAGCAAGCACAGGCCATTCCCCCATCTATGTTTCTGGACACCCTAGGAAAGAGAGGGACGAGGAGTTCACTAGCTCAACTTCTCagttgaagaggaggaagctCGATAAAGTTGAGGAAGAAGGGGCAAATGAGGAACCGATGATGGCAGATACAGCAAGCTCCTACAAGCCCCCGAAATCAACAGATTCGTCTTGCGTAGGTGATTCCGAGTCCTGCTCCGCAAGGCCTTCTCAACATTCAATGCCCAAGAAAAACATCACCTTCGCTACGGGAGAATCATTTGCAGCAAAGAGGATTAGGAGGGAGAAGATAAGGAAGACGGTGGGCATACTTCGCAGCATTCTTCCAGGGGGAGCTCGGAAGGACGCCACCACCGTCCTGGACGAGACGATTCAGTACCTGCGGTCTCTGAGGCTCAAGGTGAGAGCCTTGGAGGGCAGCCCTTGGTAA
- the LOC116262020 gene encoding ethylene-responsive transcription factor ERF012-like: MVRHGGAPQGRKHTKYKGVRMRSWGSWVSEIRAPHQKTRIWLGSYATPEAAARAYDAALLCLKGATASFNFPESAARRSVPDTLLSPKSIQRVAAAAAAASDASCSFADDASSSQSSTMTPQPPPRPTPPATFASSSSDLGDGGIDAWVDDYDLESAKCLDHFFASPIVEEVDEVADISLWSFS; the protein is encoded by the coding sequence ATGGTAAGGCACGGGGGAGCCCCTCAAGGGAGGAAGCACACCAAGTACAAGGGCGTAAGGATGAGGAGCTGGGGTTCTTGGGTGTCGGAAATCAGAGCTCCCCATCAGAAAACGAGGATTTGGTTGGGTTCTTACGCCACGCCGGAAGCCGCCGCCAGAGCCTACGACGCCGCGCTTCTCTGCCTTAAGGGCGCCACCGCGTCCTTCAACTTTCCCGAGTCCGCCGCCCGGCGCAGTGTCCCTGACACGCTCCTGTCTCCTAAGTCTATTCAGAGGGTTGCCGCGGCCGCTGCCGCAGCTTCAGACGCGTCGTGTTCGTTCGCCGACGACGCGTCCTCGTCACAATCGTCCACCATGACACCGCAGCCTCCGCCGCGACCAACGCCGCCGGCCACCTTCGCTTCGTCGTCTTCGGATCTTGGGGATGGAGGGATCGACGCGTGGGTCGATGACTATGATTTAGAGTCGGCCAAGTGTTTGGATCACTTCTTTGCTTCGCCCATAGTGGAAGAAGTCGATGAAGTTGCAGACATCAGTTTGTGGAGCTTCAGTTGA